The Chiloscyllium plagiosum isolate BGI_BamShark_2017 chromosome 42, ASM401019v2, whole genome shotgun sequence genome contains a region encoding:
- the LOC122543188 gene encoding stAR-related lipid transfer protein 7, mitochondrial-like: protein MLTVRRPAVLLPSARSKPPLGESYSQWLRSACFSSQPGGWRKVVEPEAWRKWAGDVQRWALGWLRDRGGGSRGVARQKLVSILASQCSYVTGQRLRRAQQIGQLYSNLYSERSRRGLITSLWRRFHSRNRGTGGKLVAAFAAAFMWDNERIQDEELQR, encoded by the coding sequence ATGTTGACCGTGAGGAGGCCAGCCGTACTCCTGCCCTCAGCCCGTTCGAAGCCGCCGCTCGGCGAGTCCTACTCGCAGTGGCTGCGCTCGGCCTGCTTCTCGAGCCAGCCCGGGGGTTGGCGCAAGGTAGTTGAGCCGGAGGCCTGGAGGAAGTGGGCGGGTGACGTCCAGCGGTGGGCACTGGGCTGGCTGAGGGATCGCGGCGGCGGCTCGAGGGGTGTGGCCCGCCAGAAGCTGGTGTCGATTCTCGCCAGTCAGTGCAGCTACGTGACCGGGCAGAGGCTGCGGAGGGCACAGCAGATCGGGCAGCTGTACAGCAACCTGTACTCGGAGCGGTCCCGCCGGGGCCTGATCACCAGCCTGTGGAGGCGATTCCACAGCCGGAACCGGGGCACTGGCGGCAAGCTGGTGGCTGCCTTTGCTGCCGCCTTCATGTGGGACAACGAGAGGATTCAGGACGAGGAGCTGCAGCGGTGA
- the LOC122542985 gene encoding LIM domain-binding protein 1-like produces the protein MSDRSKLREASCSRVSAGAESLELFSSLFTAPLCLKSVCESCRGTDSTVRGHSAHRGRTRPALCAPVHLPELDSDPGACACNGNVSRNGLWSSLPLKECDNLWWDAFATEFFEDDAVLTVVCCLEDGSKRYTIGRTLIPRYFRSIFDGGATDLYFTLKHSKESLHSNLVILDCDLCSMVTLHSQPVFTKVCTEGRLYLEFTFDDLMRIKHWHFNIKQSRELLSRDNLPTHDPPMLEQLSNSITRSGLSNFTLNYLRLCVILEPMQELMVRHKSYKLSPRDCLKTCLFQKWQQMVAPPGERLGILG, from the exons ATGTCCGATCGCTCTAAGCTGAGGGAGGCGAGCTGCTCAAGAGTCAGCGCGGGAGCCGAGAGTCTGGAATTGTTTTCTTCCCTGTTCACGGCTCCCCTGTGCCTGAAGAGCGTGTGCGAGAGCTGCAGAGGCACTGACAGCACTGTcagaggccactcggcccatcgaggACGGACCAGGCCGGCTCTCTGTGCACCGGTCCA CCTGCCCGAACTTGATTCCGACCCAGGGGCGTGTGCCTGTAATGGAAACGTGAGCCGAAATGGACTGTGGTCATCCCTGCCCCTCAAG GAATGCGACAATCTTTGGTGGGATGCTTTCGCCACGGAGTTCTTTGAGGACGACGCAGTCTTAACAGTGGTTTGCTGCCTGGAAGATGGATCCAAACGATACA CGATTGGCCGGACCCTAATCCCTCGGTATTTCCGCAGCATCTTTGACGGCGGAGCGACAGACCTTTACTTCACCCTGAAGCACTCCAAGGAATCGTTGCACAGCAACCTGGTGATCCTGGACTGTGACCTGTGCAGCATGGTGACGCTGCACAGTCAGCCCGTCTTCACAAAG GTGTGCACAGAAGGCCGCCTCTACCTGGAGTTCACCTTCGACGACCTGATGCGGATCAAACACTGGCACTTCAACATCAAGCAGAGCCGCGAGCTGCTCTCTCGTGACAACCTGCCGACGCAC GACCCTCCAATGTTGGAGCAGTTATCGAACAGTATCACCCGGTCTGGTCTCTCCAACTTCACCCTGAACTACCTCAGA CTCTGCGTCATTCTGGAACCCATGCAGGAGCTGATGGTGAGACACAAGAGCTACAAGCTGAGCCCTCGGGACTGCCTGAAGACTTGCCTGTTCCAGAAGTGGCAGCAGATGGTGGCACCTCCCGgtgagaggctgggaattctgggATAG